From a region of the Arachis ipaensis cultivar K30076 chromosome B09, Araip1.1, whole genome shotgun sequence genome:
- the LOC107615156 gene encoding uncharacterized protein LOC107615156, whose translation MIQMKYCSEIRRYNGSHTCTRSSISQDHFKLDSIIIAEAIKTLVEADPSIKVKSVIAEVQSKFNYTISYRKTWLAKQKSVEKIFGGWEASYEALPIWFEVMCAKEPSAAVHFETMPCYQGDDLVPNIRVLHRVFWSYYPCIRAFRHCKPVVQVDGTHLYGKYKGCLLVVVSQDGNNNIVPIAFAIVEGETSDAWYFFLSNLRRHVVTRDGVGFISDRHDSISSAVERNNGAWSPPRAFHMFCIRHIESNFLRKFKAPYLQKLIVNIGYSRTVREY comes from the exons ATGATCCAGATGAAGTATTGttcagaaattagaagatataatGGTAGTCACACTTGCACTAGATCAAGTATTTCTCAAGACCATTTCAAGCTGGATTCAATCATAATTGCAGAAGCCATTAAGACATTGGTAGAAGCTGACCCATCCATAAAGGTAAAATCTGTCATTGCTGAagttcaatcaaagtttaattacaCTATAAGTTATCGGAAAAcatggttggcaaagcagaagtcagtagaaaaaatatttggaggttgggAGGCTTCCTATGAAGCTCTGCCTATATGGTTTGAAGTCATGTGTGCTAAGGAGCCATCAGCAGCCGTCCACTTTGAGACCATGCCTTGTTATCAGGGGGATGACTTGGTTCCTAATATTCGGGTGCTACATCGGGTTttctggagttattacccttGCATTAGAGCATTCAGGCACTGCAAACCAGTTGTACAGGTAGACGGGACTCATTTATATGGAAAATATAAGGGTTGTCTGTTGGTGGTAGTTTCACAGGATGGAAACAACAATATAGTGCCCATTGCATTTGCTATTGTCGAGGGTGAGACTTCTGATGCGTGGTATTTTTTCCTTAGTAATTTGCGACGACATGTGGTGACACGGGATGGTGTGGGCTTTATCTCTGATCGACACGATTCTATAAGTTCGGCCGTGGAACGCAATAATGGAGCTTGGTCGCCTCCGAGAGCTTTCCACATGTTCTGCATCAGGCATATAGAGTCTAATTTTTTGAGAAAATTTAAGGCACCATATCTCCAAAAGCTTATCGTCAACATAG GATACTCTAGGACAGTGCGCGAATACTAG
- the LOC107618160 gene encoding uncharacterized protein LOC107618160 isoform X4 — protein MASSQEFRVRRSFPQAHCPHCPLRGHCHHCPLHTHHFPPPPQYLRPLPQNPHLFAPLHLPTSQATKYNEESNAFVAHSQELEHVELHDEEEDDEPIFVLTDEWREFFAKSEARRKQEMLLLPNGS, from the exons ATGGCTTCGTCACAAGAATTCAGGGTACGGAGGTCATTTCCACAAGCACACTGTCCCCACTGCCCCCTCCGCGGTCACTGCCACCACTGCCCACTCCACACCCACCACTTCCCACCGCCGCCACAGTATCTCCGTCCGCTTCCTCAGAATCCCCACCTCTTTGCTCCCTTACACCTTCCAACTTCACAGGCTACTAAGTATAATGAAGAATCCAACGCTTTTGTTGCACA TTCACAAGAGCTGGAGCATGTAGAGCTACATGACGAGGAAGAAGATGACGAGCCAATTTTTGTTCTAACTGATGAATGGAGAGAATTCTTTGCAAAATCTGAAGCAAGGAGGAAACAAG AAATGTTGCTTTTACCGAATGGATCCTAA
- the LOC107618159 gene encoding cytochrome P450 82G1: MDLDINSLQTLILALLILYFTIRSIRSHNNSGSKKRNIKTKVPEIPGGLPIIGHLHLLNDKIPYFRTFSAMAEKYGSIFALRLGCHPIIMVSSAEIAKECLTTKDRVFASRPDTAAGRFLGYDNAVFGLAPYGQYWREIRKIATLELLSSSRLEKLKYIRDREIYTLVKDLFSFCNCHGNSNKLVSVTISDLIEHMTFNINVQMIAGKRFSDEAIKEEDSEGWRLRKAIRDATYLSGVFVVADAIPWLGWFDFQGYVGFMKRTAKELDSILHRWMVEHIEKRGEFENDFLDVIISAFEENDEIYGHKRDTVIKATALMLVLTGSGSTAITLTWALSLLLNHPNAMKAAKEELDTIVGKHKWVQESDIKDLKYLQAIVKETLRLYPPAPLTGIREATEDCYLNGYYISKGTRLFINLWKLHRDPKTWSNPNAFEPERFLNACSGVDFRGQDFEFIPFSSGRRSCPGMTFGMQVVHLTLARLIQGFDMSTKGGAEVDMSEGLGVALPKKHALDIVLKPRLPLELYEGL, translated from the exons ATGGATTTGGATATTAATTCTCTCCAAACTCTTATTTTGGCTTTGTTAATCTTATACTTCACCATAAGGTCCATTAGATCACATAACAATAGTGGATCCAAAAAAAGAAATATCAAAACCAAAGTTCCTGAAATACCAGGGGGTTTACCCATCATAGGTCACCTTCATCTTCTCAATGATAAAATCCCTTATTTTAGAACCTTCTCAGCCATGGCTGAAAAATACGGCTCAATCTTCGCTCTCCGGCTCGGCTGCCACCCTATAATCATGGTTAGCAGCGCAGAGATCGCCAAAGAATGCCTCACAACGAAAGACAGAGTCTTTGCCTCGCGGCCGGACACGGCCGCAGGCAGATTCTTGGGCTATGACAATGCCGTTTTTGGTCTCGCGCCATACGGACAGTACTGGCGCGAAATCAGAAAAATCGCGACGCTCGAGCTTCTCTCGAGTTCCAGGCTTGAGAAGCTGAAATACATCAGAGACAGAGAGATTTACACTCTTGTCAAAGATTTGTTCAGTTTTTGTAACTGCCACGGGAACTCGAATAAGTTAGTTAGTGTAACCATAAGTGATTTAATAGAGCACATGACGTTTAACATTAATGTGCAGATGATAGCAGGGAAAAGGTTCAGTGATGAAGCGATTAAGGAAGAAGATAGTGAAGGATGGAGATTAAGGAAAGCGATTAGAGATGCTACTTATCTTAGTGGTGTTTTTGTTGTAGCTGATGCGATTCCATGGCTTGGTTGGTTTGATTTTCAAGGGTATGTGGGTTTTATGAAGAGAACTGCTAAGGAATTGGACTCTATTCTTCATAGGTGGATGGTTGAACACATTGAGAAAAGAGGTGAATTTGAGAATGATTTTTTGGATGTGATAATTTCAGCATTTGAAGAAAATGATGAGATTTATGGCCATAAGAGGGACACAGTTATCAAAGCAACAGCACTG ATGCTTGTCCTAACTGGATCAGGAAGCACAGCCATAACATTAACATGGGCACTATCCTTACTCTTAAACCACCCAAATGCCATGAAAGCTGCCAAAGAAGAGTTAGATACCATCGTCGGAAAACACAAATGGGTCCAAGAATCCGACATCAAAGACCTCAAATACCTCCAAGCCATTGTCAAAGAGACTCTTCGGCTCTACCCACCGGCACCCTTAACCGGTATACGGGAAGCCACAGAAGACTGCTATCTCAACGGTTACTATATCTCAAAGGGCACTCGCTTGTTCATCAATCTGTGGAAGCTCCATAGGGATCCCAAAACATGGTCTAATCCTAATGCTTTTGAGCCTGAGAGGTTCCTTAACGCTTGTTCAGGGGTCGATTTTCGCGGTCAGGACTTCGAGTTTATACCATTTAGCTCCGGAAGAAGGTCGTGCCCTGGCATGACGTTTGGAATGCAAGTTGTGCATTTGACGTTGGCTAGGTTGATTCAGGGTTTCGATATGTCAACAAAGGGTGGTGCTGAAGTTGATATGAGTGAAGGGTTAGGTGTGGCCTTGCCTAAGAAACATGCCCTTGATATTGTTCTCAAACCTCGTCTTCCTTTGGAGCTATATGAAGGCCTTTGA
- the LOC107618160 gene encoding uncharacterized protein LOC107618160 isoform X2, whose amino-acid sequence MASSQEFRVRRSFPQAHCPHCPLRGHCHHCPLHTHHFPPPPQYLRPLPQNPHLFAPLHLPTSQATKYNEESNAFVAQSSQELEHVELHDEEEDDEPIFVLTDEWREFFAKSEARRKQEMLLLPNGS is encoded by the exons ATGGCTTCGTCACAAGAATTCAGGGTACGGAGGTCATTTCCACAAGCACACTGTCCCCACTGCCCCCTCCGCGGTCACTGCCACCACTGCCCACTCCACACCCACCACTTCCCACCGCCGCCACAGTATCTCCGTCCGCTTCCTCAGAATCCCCACCTCTTTGCTCCCTTACACCTTCCAACTTCACAGGCTACTAAGTATAATGAAGAATCCAACGCTTTTGTTGCACA GAGTTCACAAGAGCTGGAGCATGTAGAGCTACATGACGAGGAAGAAGATGACGAGCCAATTTTTGTTCTAACTGATGAATGGAGAGAATTCTTTGCAAAATCTGAAGCAAGGAGGAAACAAG AAATGTTGCTTTTACCGAATGGATCCTAA
- the LOC107618160 gene encoding uncharacterized protein LOC107618160 isoform X5, whose product MASSQEFRVRRSFPQAHCPHCPLRGHCHHCPLHTHHFPPPPQYLRPLPQNPHLFAPLHLPTSQATKYNEESNAFVAQSSQELEHVELHDEEEDDEPIFVLTDEWREFFAKSEARRKQVLC is encoded by the exons ATGGCTTCGTCACAAGAATTCAGGGTACGGAGGTCATTTCCACAAGCACACTGTCCCCACTGCCCCCTCCGCGGTCACTGCCACCACTGCCCACTCCACACCCACCACTTCCCACCGCCGCCACAGTATCTCCGTCCGCTTCCTCAGAATCCCCACCTCTTTGCTCCCTTACACCTTCCAACTTCACAGGCTACTAAGTATAATGAAGAATCCAACGCTTTTGTTGCACA GAGTTCACAAGAGCTGGAGCATGTAGAGCTACATGACGAGGAAGAAGATGACGAGCCAATTTTTGTTCTAACTGATGAATGGAGAGAATTCTTTGCAAAATCTGAAGCAAGGAGGAAACAAG TTCTTTGTTGA
- the LOC107618160 gene encoding uncharacterized protein LOC107618160 isoform X3 gives MASSQEFRVRRSFPQAHCPHCPLRGHCHHCPLHTHHFPPPPQYLRPLPQNPHLFAPLHLPTSQATKYNEESNAFVAHSQELEHVELHDEEEDDEPIFVLTDEWREFFAKSEARRKQEKKQGKKGKK, from the exons ATGGCTTCGTCACAAGAATTCAGGGTACGGAGGTCATTTCCACAAGCACACTGTCCCCACTGCCCCCTCCGCGGTCACTGCCACCACTGCCCACTCCACACCCACCACTTCCCACCGCCGCCACAGTATCTCCGTCCGCTTCCTCAGAATCCCCACCTCTTTGCTCCCTTACACCTTCCAACTTCACAGGCTACTAAGTATAATGAAGAATCCAACGCTTTTGTTGCACA TTCACAAGAGCTGGAGCATGTAGAGCTACATGACGAGGAAGAAGATGACGAGCCAATTTTTGTTCTAACTGATGAATGGAGAGAATTCTTTGCAAAATCTGAAGCAAGGAGGAAACAAG AGAAGAAGCAAGGCAAGAAGGGAAAGAAGTAA
- the LOC107618160 gene encoding uncharacterized protein LOC107618160 isoform X1 codes for MASSQEFRVRRSFPQAHCPHCPLRGHCHHCPLHTHHFPPPPQYLRPLPQNPHLFAPLHLPTSQATKYNEESNAFVAQSSQELEHVELHDEEEDDEPIFVLTDEWREFFAKSEARRKQEKKQGKKGKK; via the exons ATGGCTTCGTCACAAGAATTCAGGGTACGGAGGTCATTTCCACAAGCACACTGTCCCCACTGCCCCCTCCGCGGTCACTGCCACCACTGCCCACTCCACACCCACCACTTCCCACCGCCGCCACAGTATCTCCGTCCGCTTCCTCAGAATCCCCACCTCTTTGCTCCCTTACACCTTCCAACTTCACAGGCTACTAAGTATAATGAAGAATCCAACGCTTTTGTTGCACA GAGTTCACAAGAGCTGGAGCATGTAGAGCTACATGACGAGGAAGAAGATGACGAGCCAATTTTTGTTCTAACTGATGAATGGAGAGAATTCTTTGCAAAATCTGAAGCAAGGAGGAAACAAG AGAAGAAGCAAGGCAAGAAGGGAAAGAAGTAA
- the LOC107618160 gene encoding uncharacterized protein LOC107618160 isoform X6, producing the protein MASSQEFRVRRSFPQAHCPHCPLRGHCHHCPLHTHHFPPPPQYLRPLPQNPHLFAPLHLPTSQATKYNEESNAFVAQSSQELEHVELHDEEEDDEPIFVLTDEWREFFAKSEARRKQDK; encoded by the exons ATGGCTTCGTCACAAGAATTCAGGGTACGGAGGTCATTTCCACAAGCACACTGTCCCCACTGCCCCCTCCGCGGTCACTGCCACCACTGCCCACTCCACACCCACCACTTCCCACCGCCGCCACAGTATCTCCGTCCGCTTCCTCAGAATCCCCACCTCTTTGCTCCCTTACACCTTCCAACTTCACAGGCTACTAAGTATAATGAAGAATCCAACGCTTTTGTTGCACA GAGTTCACAAGAGCTGGAGCATGTAGAGCTACATGACGAGGAAGAAGATGACGAGCCAATTTTTGTTCTAACTGATGAATGGAGAGAATTCTTTGCAAAATCTGAAGCAAGGAGGAAACAAG ATAAGTAA
- the LOC107618160 gene encoding uncharacterized protein LOC107618160 isoform X7, whose translation MASSQEFRVRRSFPQAHCPHCPLRGHCHHCPLHTHHFPPPPQYLRPLPQNPHLFAPLHLPTSQATKYNEESNAFVAHSQELEHVELHDEEEDDEPIFVLTDEWREFFAKSEARRKQVLC comes from the exons ATGGCTTCGTCACAAGAATTCAGGGTACGGAGGTCATTTCCACAAGCACACTGTCCCCACTGCCCCCTCCGCGGTCACTGCCACCACTGCCCACTCCACACCCACCACTTCCCACCGCCGCCACAGTATCTCCGTCCGCTTCCTCAGAATCCCCACCTCTTTGCTCCCTTACACCTTCCAACTTCACAGGCTACTAAGTATAATGAAGAATCCAACGCTTTTGTTGCACA TTCACAAGAGCTGGAGCATGTAGAGCTACATGACGAGGAAGAAGATGACGAGCCAATTTTTGTTCTAACTGATGAATGGAGAGAATTCTTTGCAAAATCTGAAGCAAGGAGGAAACAAG TTCTTTGTTGA